The Verrucomicrobium spinosum DSM 4136 = JCM 18804 DNA segment GGGTGGGGGCGCAATCCTGAACATGGCAAGTGTGCTCGGGTGGTCGCCGTCGCCAAAGTATTTTGCCAGTCATGCCTATGCGGCAGCCAAGGCCGGGATCGCCGGTTTCAGCAAAGCCACTGCCGCGTACTATGCGCCTCACAACATCCGGATCAATGTGATCGCTCCCGCTCTGGTGGAGACACCAATGTCCCGCCGGGCAGTGGGAGATGAAGAAATTGTTCAGTTCGTTTCCAGCAAGCAACCTCTTGATGGGGGGCGGGTGGGAGTGCCGGGAGACTTGGATGGTGCTGCAGTCTTTTTGCTCTCCCGTCAGGCGCGGTATGTGACGGGTCAGGTACTTGCGGTTGACGGCGGATGGAGCGTCACGGAGGGTCAGCGCGGCGGGGCGTCCAACTGATCCCGGCCGTTATCGCAGCAGCTTCCCAGCATGGATCTCATTGGAATCGACATTGGCGGCACCAACATCAAGGCCGGACTTTTTGACAGTGAAACGGGTCAGTTTCTGGAGCGCGCCACCTTGCCCACGAATGATGGGATCATGGTGGACGGAGTGCCCGCCTGGGCTGAGGCCGTGAAGACTCTGATCGCAGGCTTCGAAGGTGCCAGAGGCCGCTCTGCGATACCGGTGGGAATCTCGGCGCCTGGACTGGCGGCCCGTAACGGGCAGACCATCCAGTGGATGCGAGGACGCATGGCGGGGCTGGAAGGCTTTACCTGGGCTGCTTTTCTGGGCCGGGAAGTGCAAGTGCTCAACGATGCGCATGCTGCCTTGTTGGGAGAGGTCTGGAAAGGGGCCGCAGAGGGATCACGCGATGTGGTGATGCTGACCCTGGGTACGGGCGTAGGGGGAGCGGTTATTTCAGATGGGCGACTGCTTCGCGGCCATCTAGGGAGGGCTGGTCATCTGGGACACATCACCGTCAACTTTATCGGGCCGGGCGACATTGTGGGGACGCCGGGCAGCCTGGAGGACGCTGTGGGGAATGCCACGGTCGCCCTGCGCACGCAAGGCGGCTACCAGAACACCCGCGAGCTGCTGGAAGCGGTGCAAAGGGGAGATGGCATGGCCAGGGCAGTTTGGGAAAAGTCCATGCACGCGCTGGCAGCTGGGATGGTCTCACTCATCAATGCCTTTGACCCGCGGGATATCATATTGGGTGGCGGGATCGCTGCGGGGGCTTGGGAGCTGGTGATGGCGGGTGTCCGGCCGCATCTAAACGCCTCGGAGTGGTGTCCGACCGGGGAGCGTGTCAGGATCGTCCAGGCAAAGCTGGGAGAGTGGGCGGGAGCTTACGGTGCGGCGAAGACTGCCAGGCTGGGGGGCGTTGCGCGTTCCGACCCATGACGCGCTGCCAGATAACGAAAGAGCCCTGCTCCCGGAATTGGGAAGCAGGGCTTGAAAGCACAGGCGCGACAAGCCTGATGGCGGATTAGACCGTCCCGTAGATGGTACGGCCGGTGCTGCGAAGGTCGTCGCAGGCCTGCTGGAGGCGCTTGGCGAGGCTGATCTCAGCCTTCTTCAGGTAACCACGGGGATCGTAGAGCTTCTTGTCACCCATTTCACCGTCGATCTTCAGGACGCCGTCGTAGTTTTTGAACATGTGTTCCGCGATGGGGCGGGTAAAGGCGTACTGGGTATCCGTGTCAATGTTCATCTTGATGACGCCGTAGTCGAGCGTCTCACGGATTTCTTCCAGCGGAGTGCCTGAACCACCGTGGAAGACGAGGTCCATCTCTGCTTGGGCACCGTACTTGGCCGTTACAGCGGCCTGGCCATCACGGAGGATGGTGGGTTTGAGCTTCACGGCACCAGGCTTGTAGGCACCATGAACGTTGCCAAATGTGGCGGCAAACATGAACTGGCCAATGCCGTTAAGGGCTTCGTACACCTGCACCATGTCTTCCGGAGTGGTGTAAAGTTTCTCATTGGGCTGATCACCGTGGTCCACGCCATCTTCCTCACCACCAACGACGCCGGCTTCGACTTCGAGGATGATTTCGTTGGCCACGCACTCCGCAAGGAGGGTCTTGGAAAGTTGCAGGTTCTCTTCAAGCGGCAGCTCGGAGGCGTCCAGCATGTGGGAGTTGAAGAGGTTGCCATTGCCTGCGGCACGACGGGCGGCGGTGGCGGCGATGAGGGGTTTGAGGAATGTATCCACCTTCTTGGGCTGGCAGTGGTCCGTGTGGAGGGCCACGAGCACATTGTAGCGCTCGGCCAGTCGATGGGCGGCTTCTGCGAGCACGATAGCCCCCAGGGCCATGTCTTTGACGGATGTGCCGGAGGCAAACTCGCCACCACCGGTGCTGACCTGGATGATGCCGTCGGACTTGGCGTCTGCAAATGCCTTGAGCGCGCCATTGATGGTCGTGATGGAGGTCACGTTGATGGCGGGATAGGCATAACCGCCTTCCTGGGCGGCAGCCAGCATGGCGCGATATTGTGCAGGTGTAGCAATAGGCATAGGCTAACCCTTAGAGCAGAATTCGGGCCGCCGCAACCCGCAAGACCCTTGACCAGAGCGCAACTTTTCCGATTGAGATGTGTTTCGTCCCCTTGTGAAGATGAAGTTGCCCTTGTCCAGCGTTGCGTTTTACACCAGCATGCTAATGGTCTTCTCCATGAGAAGAGCGGCAGCAGTAGCAGCCATTGGGATGGCCTTCATGTTGGGAGGTCCCGCTAACTTGCCTGCACAGGGGCCTCGTCCGCCTGAGGGGGGAGCAGAAGGGAGCGGGCCCGGACCTGGACCCCGGCCTCCCAAATCCGGAATGGACGGCAGGGACCGTGACAGGGATGGGCGCTCTGGATTTGGTCGTGGCGGCGATCGGGATCGCATGGATGTCTTCCGCACCATGACGGAGGAAGAACGCCAGCGGGTGCGAGACGCCTTTGAGAAGGCCTGGCAGAATCCTGCTGTCACCGCAGCCAGGGAGCGGTACCAAAAAGCGAACGATGAGTACCGAGAAACCTTACAGAAGGCGCTCAAGGAGGCTGATCCCGTCGCGGTGGAATTGCTTGAGAAGCACAAACCCAAGGGCGGCCCCTTTGGTATGATGCCCATGCCGGATCCGAATGATCCTGAATTTGTCAAAAAGGCGATCAACAGGCTCGGAATGGAGCTGCATGCCCTCTCCCGGGGGGAGAATCGGCGGTTCCCTACCAAAGAGATTGCAGAGAAAGTACAGGCCGACCCTGCTGTGAAAGCTGGGATTGAGGCGCTCGAGAAGGCCGCACCTGCCGGACGCTTGGAAGCTTGGGGCAAGCTGGTATCCATCCTACAGGAAGTGGCCCGTAAAGAAATGCCGGTCCAAGAGGGCGGTTGGCGCCCAGGGCCGGGACCGGGGGCACCTCCCGGTCCTCCGGGGCCACCGCCTTTTGAAGAGCATCGGCCAGATAAAAGACCGGAAGCGGGCTCTGACTCACGCCCGGGCCCTGGCGGGAAGTGATCTGCTTGCGTGTTGGAGAGCAGAGGGTCACGGCCAGCATGCATCCAGGATTTCCTCCTGGATGCGGTGCATCTCGGTCCTCTCCGCAGGCTCATAGTCGCTCCAGCCAGCCAGATGCAACAGGCCGTGTACCATATAACGGGCCACCTCGCGGTCGTAGCTCTCGTTGTGATCAGCGGCTTGCTTTTGCGCGGTGTCCAGGCTGATGAGAATCTCGCCGTGATGAAAGGTGATCACGTCCGTGGGGGTCGGATCATCAAGGAAATCACCGTGGACCTTGGCAATGGTCCGGTCTGAAACGAGGACGAAATCCACCTCGTTAAGCTGCGAAAGGGGTGACTCGGATTCGCGGGCCGCAGCCAGGCACTTCGGAACCGCCTGGAGAGCTGTGGTTTTCCAGCGGGCTGTCGCGGCGGGAGGGCGTCGGTAGCGGCGGTCAATGCGAATGCGCATCGGCAGAAGGTGCCCGGTCAGGCCGCGTGATTGACCTTGGTGGGCTGGGGTTTCGTGCTGCCGCTGGATCCTTCAGAATCTTTGGACTCCCTGGCCTCTTTCGCGTGTTTGCGTGCCACTTCAGAGGGCGTTTCCTCACGAGGCGCCTTGGGATAGTGAATACGGCTGTGAAGCATGCTCATGAGAGTCTTTACGAAGCTGGCCTTGATGTCGCCAAGTTCTGCCAGAGTGAGATCGCACTCGTCAAGTTGATGGTCGAGAATGCGGTTGCGCACGATCTCTTCCACAAGCTGCTCTACGCGGGTAAGTGAAGGTTTGGCCAAGGTTCGGCTGGCACTCTCCACCGCATCCGCCAGGGAAATGATGGCAGCCTCCTTGAACTGTGGGCGCGGGCCGGGATAGCGGAAACCATCTTCCGTCACTTCCGGCACATCGTCTTCGCGAGCCTTGTCCTCCTCCACCAGTCGCAGGATTTCCTTCTTCTGATCCAGAGCACGGCGATAGAAGAAATAGACGAGTGAGTTACCGTGATGCTGCTCAATGACGTCGATGATGCGGGAATTGAGGCCGTGTTTGATGGCAATGTCCACGCCGTCCTTTACATGGGCGATGAGGACCAGCGCACTCATGCGCGCGGTCAGGTCATCATGCGGATTGTCATCGGGATCCATATTCTCGATGAAATACTCCGGCTTGGTGAGCTTGCCGATGTCGTGAAAATAAGCACAGACGCGGCACATGCTGGCATTCGCCGCGATCGATTCTGCCGCTGCCTCAGCCAAGTTGGCTACCACCAAAGAGTGGTGATAAGTTCCCGGAGCCTCAATGCTGAGGCGCTTCATGAGCGGATGGTTCAGGTCTCCCAGTTCCAGCCAGGAGATCGTCGTGGTCATCTGGAACAAAGACTCAAGCGCAGGCAAAAGAGCGCCGGCCAGCATGGCGGTAAGAATGCCAGAAAGAAGGGGGGACAGGAAGAGCAGAGCCTGGTGGTCGCTGTTCAACGCCACGCTGGTCTGGCTGAAAAGAACCATGAAAATCGAGGCCGCAGCACCAATGTACAAACCGCTGGTGAGCAGGCGGCTCCGGCGGCGGATGCGCTGGGTGACATAAACGCCGACAAATCCGACGCTGAGGCCGGTCGCAATATACGGGAGAATGGTGTCAGGCGGCACGAGGCAGGAGCCGAGAAGCGTCGCATAAACGGCACCAAAAAGGGAGATACGCCGACCCGCCAGCATGCAAAGGATGACCGGGCCCAAGGCATGAGGCACCAGCAGGAGCGTGTACGAAGGGGGCCAACCACGATGATGGCCGTAACTCAGCACCACTCCCACGGCGGCCAGATGAAGCACGACTGCGCAGAAGACCAGCAGCACGTGGCCATTAGGGCGGACATCGGCAGGCAGACTGAGGTACCAGTGCACCGCTGCGGGTAGGAAGACCGCAGCGGTGAAAATGAAGCTGGCACCCGTAGCACCAGGGAGGTTTGCCCCAAGAATCTTCATCAGCACCGTGATGCCGATGAAGGCGGAGACAAACAGTCCGAGTCCAACCATCGGATTGCAACGCAGAGTCTCCCAGAACTCTCCCTGCAAATGCTTACGGCGAGTCTTGCCACAAGACAAACCTTTGCGCGTAAGCTGCGCCCGCTTGATGAAATCGAACATAGAGATGGCTTAGCCGGGGGGATTCTAAGGGATTCCCTTCCGAACACAACCTTTTACTTGCTATTCCCCAGTTCCCCGATGGATGCGATAGGCTTCGATGATCCTTTGAACGATCGGCAGACGTACCACATCTGTAGGTTCGAATCGGATAAACGACAGGCCCTCGACTCCCGAAAGAATGTGCATGGCTTCCGCCAGGCCTGAGCGAACCCCGCGCTTCAGATCCACCTGGGATGGATCCCCGGTGACGACGCAACGAGATCCTTCCCCCAGACGGGTCAGGAACATGAGCATCTGCTCGGTGGTGGTGTTTTGAGCCTCATCCAGAATGACAAACGAGTTTTTCAAGGTGCGACCACGCATGTAGGCGAGGGGGGCGATCTCTACGATGCCTCTTTCGATCATCTTCTCTGCCTCATCCGTCTCCAGCATCTCGTAAAGAGCGTCATAAAGGGGGCGAAGGTAGGGGAAGACTTTCTCATTCAGGTCGCCCGGCAGGAAGCCCAGAGCCTCGCCGGCCTCCACAGCAGGGCGGGTTAGCACCAGCCTCTGCACAGTTTTATCTCGCAGGGACTGGAGTGCCTGCGCCATGGCGAGGTAGGTTTTGCCCGTTCCAGCGGGTCCAATGCCGAAAACCACTTCGTTTTCCCGCATGGCCTTGAGGTAGTCAATCTGACCACGGGTCTTGGCCAGAACCGGAGGTTTTCTGGAGGATCCCAGCAGCTTGAGCTGCAAGATCTTTTCCGCTGGGGCTTCCGTCCAGGGTTGGCGGGTGTTGCTGATGACCATCTGGAGCATGCCAAGGCTGACCTCGGCCCCGCCACGGCGAACTTTCTCGAGTTCTGCCAGGACTTCCTGAGCGGCGGTGATGCGGTCTTCCGGGCCGTCGAGCTTGATCCAGCCATCGCGGGAGGTGACCTGGATGTCGAAGGCCTCAGCCAGTTTTCGAAGGCTGCTGATGTCGTTTCCTATGACTGAGTGGAGAAACTGCGGGGTTTCGTAAGTAAGAGTGACAGATGACATTTTGTCAGAATTGAAAGAAGCGGATTGGAGGAGGTGGCCACGATTTGATGCTCTGGACACAATGCCAGAATTCTACCAAGGCCACGAGGAAAACAGCAGGGACTGAACGTCAGTCTCCTGTCGAGTGCATCAAGATGGACATGGGGGGATCCTCAACGGTAGCCGTAGGCGAGTGCCCAGGTGACTCCGCGTTCTTTCTTGCTCTTTACGCTGAATACGACCGTGTAGGTGCCAGTGGCTGGCGGGTTCACACGCACAGAGCATGTAAACTTCCCAGTCTTGCGTTCCATGTGGACTGGCTGGCCCTTGGAATCGAAGACGGCGAGTTCAAGCTCGCAGTCTTCGTTGGCGGTACCAAGCCAGAAAGCATATTCATTGCCCTTGAAGAGTTGATGGCGGACGGCCAGTTTCTGACCGGACTCCACCTCGCCATTCCAGTAATCCTCACGAACGGTGTAGCCCTGCTCCACGTACGGCGTGGCGGCCTCCATGGCATAATCATGTGCCTCGTCCACAAAGGCGTAGGCACTGGTCAGGGCCACAAAGAAGAGGGCGCAGAGTACTGCGCACTGAAGCTTGAGCTTGTTCATTTGAGGTAGCGGGAAACTGGAGGACCGGATGATTACCGGGACTTTTTGACTTGAAGGATCAAAGTCAGCAGTTCTTCGCAGGTCGTGTGAATGGTGTTGATCTTCTCAGGCGTAAAACTGCCATCGGGCGAGTCCATGGACTTGCGGATGGTCACTAGACCCTTGGAGATCGCAGTCACAAGACGGTTGTTCTTGGCTGAGTCTGACATGCCATTCACCGACTTGGCGAAGTGATCCACCAGCATGGGCTGGTTGAGAAGCTCAGCCCGGTCATTGGTATAAGCTTTGGACACGACAGAGGTGGCAGAAGAGGTGCCACGCAACCAGCCGCCAAGGCTGACGCACTGGGCCAGATCATTATCACGCATGCGCTCCATTTCAGCGCGAACGGTGGCCTGAGTCTGGTCGAATTCCTTGCGGACAGCCTTCCAGTCATCCTTCTGCACTGCATCAAGAATGCTTTGCGCATGAGGGCGAACGGCCTTGGTCAAGCCGAGACTCTGAGCGATATTAATGACTTCCCGACCGATTTCCTCCACCGCCTGCTTGTCCTGGGCCTGCACAGCCACAAACCCCTCGGCGACGACGGTGCCAAACACCAACGAAAGCTCCATCCGGTCAGAGGAGTCGGGGGTGGAGAGCTTACGAAGTTCGTCTTTCCAGTTGGGATCCCCCAATTTGTCTAGAACGGCAAAGATCTCGCTGGGCACAGGCACCACCACTTCGTCCATGACGTAGCCAGGGAACTGGGCCGGGTCGAACTTCTGAGCGGTCCCCTGGGAGAAGGCGGAACCCGCCAGCATCAAGGAGGCAAAAAGATAAAAAGTCTTCACTTTCATGGTCATTCGGGCAATCTCAGACAGCGACATGCAAGAGGCTGTCATAACGAAGCGCAGAATAGTTGAGGTGCAACCGTTTTGCGGACGTTGATTCCATACTGCTTGAATCTCACAAGAACCGGACCTTGCGCGTAAATAAGATGGGAGGCGACATGAATGTACAGATCTTGCAGACGAGCCCCATATGGGAGGACAAGCTGGCGAGCCAGGCGGGAGTCATCGCGATGCTGGAACGCTGCCCTCCGGTCCCTGGGAGCCTTTTGGTGCTGCCGGAGATGTTTTCCACGGGTTTCAGCATGAACGTGGCGGTGACGGCCCAGACTGAGGCCCGGGAGGATGAGGCCTTTCTTTCCGGAGTGGCCATGAAACACCATTGTGCCGTGATGGGTGGGGTCGTTTCTCCCCTTGTGGAGGGCAAAGCGCAGAACGAATCCGTGACCTTCGGCCCGGATGGGGAGCTTTTGGCCCGCTACGCAAAACAACAGCTCTTTTGTCTCGGCGGCGAGGCTGACTGCCACACACCGGGTGAGGCGGTGATCGCCTTCCCCTTGCAAGGATTTATGGTAGCGCCCTTTGTCTGCTACGACCTCCGGTTCCCGGAGTTGTTCCGTGATGCAGCCATGGTGGGGGCGAATCTGCTGGTGGTGATCGCCAGTTGGCCGGTGAAAAGGTACCATCATTGGCTGACGCTTCTCCAGGCCCGCGCGATTGAGAACCAGGCCTATATGGTGGGAGTCAATCGGGCGGGGAGTGATCCTCACCTGCACTACAATGGCCGAAGCGTAGTGGTAAGCCCTCACGGGCACATCATTACTGATGCGGGAGAATCCGCCGGATCGGTTTCGGCCCGGTTGGACCTTGCTGATCTGCAGGAGTGGCGGGAAGTCTTTCCGGCTCTG contains these protein-coding regions:
- a CDS encoding nitrilase-related carbon-nitrogen hydrolase, which gives rise to MNVQILQTSPIWEDKLASQAGVIAMLERCPPVPGSLLVLPEMFSTGFSMNVAVTAQTEAREDEAFLSGVAMKHHCAVMGGVVSPLVEGKAQNESVTFGPDGELLARYAKQQLFCLGGEADCHTPGEAVIAFPLQGFMVAPFVCYDLRFPELFRDAAMVGANLLVVIASWPVKRYHHWLTLLQARAIENQAYMVGVNRAGSDPHLHYNGRSVVVSPHGHIITDAGESAGSVSARLDLADLQEWREVFPALRDSRW
- the fbaA gene encoding class II fructose-bisphosphate aldolase, which produces MPIATPAQYRAMLAAAQEGGYAYPAINVTSITTINGALKAFADAKSDGIIQVSTGGGEFASGTSVKDMALGAIVLAEAAHRLAERYNVLVALHTDHCQPKKVDTFLKPLIAATAARRAAGNGNLFNSHMLDASELPLEENLQLSKTLLAECVANEIILEVEAGVVGGEEDGVDHGDQPNEKLYTTPEDMVQVYEALNGIGQFMFAATFGNVHGAYKPGAVKLKPTILRDGQAAVTAKYGAQAEMDLVFHGGSGTPLEEIRETLDYGVIKMNIDTDTQYAFTRPIAEHMFKNYDGVLKIDGEMGDKKLYDPRGYLKKAEISLAKRLQQACDDLRSTGRTIYGTV
- a CDS encoding HD family phosphohydrolase — protein: MVGLGLFVSAFIGITVLMKILGANLPGATGASFIFTAAVFLPAAVHWYLSLPADVRPNGHVLLVFCAVVLHLAAVGVVLSYGHHRGWPPSYTLLLVPHALGPVILCMLAGRRISLFGAVYATLLGSCLVPPDTILPYIATGLSVGFVGVYVTQRIRRRSRLLTSGLYIGAAASIFMVLFSQTSVALNSDHQALLFLSPLLSGILTAMLAGALLPALESLFQMTTTISWLELGDLNHPLMKRLSIEAPGTYHHSLVVANLAEAAAESIAANASMCRVCAYFHDIGKLTKPEYFIENMDPDDNPHDDLTARMSALVLIAHVKDGVDIAIKHGLNSRIIDVIEQHHGNSLVYFFYRRALDQKKEILRLVEEDKAREDDVPEVTEDGFRYPGPRPQFKEAAIISLADAVESASRTLAKPSLTRVEQLVEEIVRNRILDHQLDECDLTLAELGDIKASFVKTLMSMLHSRIHYPKAPREETPSEVARKHAKEARESKDSEGSSGSTKPQPTKVNHAA
- a CDS encoding ROK family protein gives rise to the protein MDLIGIDIGGTNIKAGLFDSETGQFLERATLPTNDGIMVDGVPAWAEAVKTLIAGFEGARGRSAIPVGISAPGLAARNGQTIQWMRGRMAGLEGFTWAAFLGREVQVLNDAHAALLGEVWKGAAEGSRDVVMLTLGTGVGGAVISDGRLLRGHLGRAGHLGHITVNFIGPGDIVGTPGSLEDAVGNATVALRTQGGYQNTRELLEAVQRGDGMARAVWEKSMHALAAGMVSLINAFDPRDIILGGGIAAGAWELVMAGVRPHLNASEWCPTGERVRIVQAKLGEWAGAYGAAKTARLGGVARSDP
- a CDS encoding PhoH family protein gives rise to the protein MSSVTLTYETPQFLHSVIGNDISSLRKLAEAFDIQVTSRDGWIKLDGPEDRITAAQEVLAELEKVRRGGAEVSLGMLQMVISNTRQPWTEAPAEKILQLKLLGSSRKPPVLAKTRGQIDYLKAMRENEVVFGIGPAGTGKTYLAMAQALQSLRDKTVQRLVLTRPAVEAGEALGFLPGDLNEKVFPYLRPLYDALYEMLETDEAEKMIERGIVEIAPLAYMRGRTLKNSFVILDEAQNTTTEQMLMFLTRLGEGSRCVVTGDPSQVDLKRGVRSGLAEAMHILSGVEGLSFIRFEPTDVVRLPIVQRIIEAYRIHRGTGE
- the ybeY gene encoding rRNA maturation RNase YbeY, which translates into the protein MRIRIDRRYRRPPAATARWKTTALQAVPKCLAAARESESPLSQLNEVDFVLVSDRTIAKVHGDFLDDPTPTDVITFHHGEILISLDTAQKQAADHNESYDREVARYMVHGLLHLAGWSDYEPAERTEMHRIQEEILDACWP